The Amycolatopsis viridis genome window below encodes:
- a CDS encoding SDR family NAD(P)-dependent oxidoreductase gives MNNAGHGLVGALEELSEEQFRAVLETNLFGAAAVTRAVLPHMRARRSGHIVQLSSVGGVVGNPGHTAYATSKFALEGMSEALAGEVAPLGIRVTIVEPGPFRTDFAGRSMRYADPIDDYAGTPAGALRARFAEQDGKQPNDPARAAEAIIRAVQDVDSPLRLPL, from the coding sequence GTGAACAACGCCGGGCACGGGCTGGTCGGCGCACTGGAGGAACTGTCGGAAGAGCAGTTCCGCGCCGTGCTGGAGACGAACCTGTTCGGGGCGGCCGCGGTGACCAGGGCGGTGCTGCCGCACATGCGGGCACGGCGCTCCGGACACATCGTGCAGCTCTCGTCGGTGGGCGGGGTGGTCGGCAACCCCGGCCACACGGCGTACGCGACCTCGAAGTTCGCGCTGGAAGGGATGTCCGAGGCGCTCGCCGGTGAGGTCGCACCACTGGGCATCCGGGTCACGATCGTGGAACCCGGCCCGTTCCGCACGGACTTCGCGGGCCGCTCGATGCGCTACGCCGACCCGATCGACGACTACGCCGGGACACCGGCCGGTGCGCTGCGAGCGCGCTTCGCCGAGCAGGACGGCAAGCAGCCGAACGACCCGGCGCGCGCCGCGGAGGCGATCATCCGGGCGGTGCAGGACGTGGATTCGCCCCTGCGGCTGCCGCTGTGA
- a CDS encoding MarR family winged helix-turn-helix transcriptional regulator → MDSVTRELAGWIGQMPAGVDPEVEAARQRIGRLSRQFRQVLDQAAAEHGMTVGDWEALSVLRRTSPVCTPKQLAAALNLTSGTVSVRLDRLMRAGLIEQVAADDGRSRPVRLTRKGHARWRAATAARTRYERELFDGVDLAALNSLLAPLLARFETEFGLVSGHDQVG, encoded by the coding sequence GTGGATTCGGTGACGCGCGAGCTGGCCGGGTGGATCGGGCAGATGCCCGCGGGCGTGGACCCGGAGGTGGAGGCGGCGCGGCAGCGGATCGGCCGGCTGTCCCGCCAGTTCCGGCAGGTGCTGGACCAGGCGGCGGCCGAGCACGGCATGACCGTCGGCGACTGGGAGGCGCTGTCGGTGCTGCGCCGGACCAGCCCGGTGTGCACCCCGAAACAGCTGGCCGCAGCGTTGAACCTGACTTCGGGCACGGTCAGCGTGCGGCTCGACCGGCTGATGCGCGCCGGGCTGATCGAGCAGGTCGCCGCCGACGACGGCCGCAGCCGCCCGGTGCGGCTCACCCGCAAGGGCCACGCCCGCTGGCGCGCCGCGACGGCCGCCCGCACCCGCTACGAGCGGGAGCTGTTCGACGGCGTGGACCTCGCCGCCCTGAACTCGCTGCTGGCGCCGCTCCTGGCTCGCTTCGAGACCGAGTTCGGCCTCGTCTCCGGGCACGACCAGGTGGGGTAG
- a CDS encoding haloalkane dehalogenase, with protein MRLLRTPEDRFTDLPDFDHPPLYADLESEHDGIVRISYVEAGPFDGPVVLLLHGEPSWSFLYRKVLPVLAAAGIRAIAPDLIGFGRSDKPVDVADHTYARHVEWIRAFALDALDLRDITVVGQDWGGLIGLRVVAENPDRFARVVAANTGLPTGDQDMPREWWAFHDAVRKAPVLDIGRFVQSGCRTTLSDAERAAYDAPFPNETYKAGPRAMPGLVPTRPDDPASEANRRAWATLSELDIPFLCAFGDSDPITGPMAPVLQRAMRGAAGQDHRTLSNAGHFLQEDQGAELGRVIAEFVTG; from the coding sequence GTGCGCCTGCTGAGGACTCCCGAAGACCGGTTCACCGACCTCCCCGACTTCGACCACCCGCCGCTCTACGCCGACCTGGAGAGCGAGCACGACGGCATCGTCCGGATCTCCTACGTCGAGGCCGGCCCGTTCGACGGCCCCGTCGTGCTGCTCCTGCACGGCGAGCCCAGCTGGTCGTTCCTGTACCGCAAGGTGCTGCCCGTGCTGGCGGCCGCCGGCATCCGGGCGATCGCACCGGACCTGATCGGCTTCGGCCGCTCCGACAAGCCGGTCGACGTCGCCGACCACACCTACGCGCGGCACGTCGAGTGGATCCGCGCGTTCGCCCTCGACGCGCTCGACCTGCGGGACATCACCGTGGTCGGGCAGGACTGGGGCGGCCTGATCGGGTTGCGCGTGGTCGCCGAGAACCCGGACCGGTTCGCGCGCGTGGTCGCGGCCAACACCGGACTGCCCACCGGCGACCAGGACATGCCGCGCGAGTGGTGGGCCTTCCACGACGCGGTCCGGAAAGCGCCGGTGCTCGACATCGGCCGTTTCGTGCAGTCCGGTTGCCGGACCACGCTGAGCGACGCCGAACGCGCCGCCTACGACGCGCCGTTCCCGAACGAGACGTACAAGGCCGGTCCACGCGCGATGCCCGGGCTGGTGCCGACGCGGCCCGACGACCCGGCGAGCGAGGCCAACCGCCGCGCCTGGGCCACACTGTCCGAACTGGACATCCCGTTCCTGTGCGCGTTCGGTGACAGCGACCCGATCACCGGCCCGATGGCGCCGGTCCTGCAACGCGCCATGCGAGGCGCCGCCGGCCAGGACCACCGGACCCTGTCGAACGCCGGGCACTTCCTGCAGGAGGACCAGGGCGCGGAACTGGGCCGCGTCATCGCCGAGTTCGTCACGGGCTGA
- a CDS encoding DUF350 domain-containing protein, which yields MTSTLALSGTFGSELVRGIGAILLYGVIGLLLMLVGFYAIDWTTPGKLSDLVRRGLPNAVVVTASGMLSMAFIVVVAIFNSASDLTEGLITSLVYGLLGIVVQVLAVRLLEWSTRIDVRGTIESEVFAPASIVVAAAHLALGLVVAVSIS from the coding sequence GTGACCTCGACCCTCGCGCTGTCCGGCACGTTCGGATCCGAACTCGTGCGCGGGATCGGCGCGATCCTGCTGTACGGCGTCATCGGCCTGCTGCTGATGCTGGTCGGCTTCTACGCGATCGACTGGACCACCCCCGGCAAGCTGTCCGACCTGGTGCGGCGCGGGCTGCCGAACGCGGTGGTCGTCACCGCGTCCGGGATGCTGTCGATGGCGTTCATCGTGGTCGTCGCGATCTTCAACTCGGCCAGCGACCTGACCGAGGGCCTGATCACGTCGCTGGTCTACGGCCTGCTCGGCATCGTCGTGCAGGTGCTCGCGGTGCGGCTGCTGGAGTGGTCGACCCGGATCGACGTGCGCGGCACGATCGAGAGCGAGGTGTTCGCCCCGGCCAGCATCGTGGTCGCGGCCGCACACCTCGCGCTGGGCCTGGTCGTCGCGGTCTCGATCAGCTGA
- a CDS encoding glutathionylspermidine synthase family protein, with protein MRRGTAQPRRDWQRIVEEQGLVFGTPARYGSGHERPYWDESVHYVLEMDEVLSLEADVELLHSMCLEAVDNVVLTERYREFGIPEWVWPHIAESWKRRDPHVYGRFDLRYDGRGPAKLLEYNADTPTSLLEASVLQWHWKTAVFPDDDQWNSVHERLVERWQEIRGQLPTNELYFTWSSADPTGEDHITTSYLQETAAEAGLDTVGLAIEEIGWDPVLQRFVDLEEAPMNTVVKLYPWEWVVEEEFGRFAAESLPRTLWIEPLWKMLLSNKTLLAILWENYPGHPNLLPAFADQPGILTEYVRKPKLGREGANVQIVAPGYETETGGVYGAEGYVYQAFDPLPEFDGFRPALGAWIVGDNAAGLGIRETAGLVTDDGAAFVPHRIPQT; from the coding sequence GTGCGAAGGGGGACCGCCCAGCCTCGGCGGGACTGGCAGCGCATCGTCGAGGAGCAGGGCCTGGTGTTCGGCACCCCGGCCCGCTACGGCTCCGGCCACGAGCGGCCGTACTGGGACGAGTCGGTGCACTACGTCCTGGAGATGGACGAGGTGCTCAGCCTGGAGGCCGACGTCGAGCTGCTGCACTCGATGTGCCTGGAGGCCGTCGACAACGTGGTGCTGACCGAGCGCTACCGCGAGTTCGGCATCCCGGAATGGGTGTGGCCGCACATCGCGGAGTCGTGGAAGCGCCGCGACCCGCACGTCTACGGCCGGTTCGACCTGCGCTACGACGGCCGCGGCCCGGCGAAGCTGCTGGAGTACAACGCCGACACGCCGACCTCGCTGCTGGAGGCGTCGGTGTTGCAGTGGCACTGGAAGACCGCGGTGTTCCCGGACGACGACCAGTGGAACTCGGTGCACGAGCGGCTGGTCGAACGCTGGCAGGAGATCCGCGGGCAGCTGCCCACCAACGAGCTGTACTTCACCTGGTCCAGCGCCGACCCCACCGGTGAGGACCACATCACGACGTCCTACCTGCAGGAGACCGCCGCCGAGGCCGGCCTGGACACGGTGGGGCTGGCGATCGAGGAGATCGGCTGGGACCCGGTGCTCCAGCGGTTCGTCGACCTCGAAGAGGCGCCGATGAACACCGTGGTCAAGCTCTACCCGTGGGAATGGGTGGTCGAGGAGGAGTTCGGCCGTTTCGCCGCCGAGTCGCTGCCGCGGACGCTGTGGATCGAGCCGCTGTGGAAGATGCTGCTGTCCAACAAGACGCTGCTGGCGATCCTGTGGGAGAACTACCCGGGTCACCCGAACCTGCTGCCCGCGTTCGCCGACCAGCCCGGCATCCTCACCGAGTACGTGCGCAAGCCGAAGCTGGGCCGCGAGGGCGCGAACGTGCAGATCGTCGCGCCCGGCTACGAGACCGAGACGGGCGGCGTCTACGGCGCCGAGGGCTACGTCTACCAGGCGTTCGACCCGCTGCCCGAGTTCGACGGGTTCCGCCCGGCGCTGGGCGCGTGGATCGTCGGGGACAACGCGGCCGGCCTGGGAATCCGGGAAACCGCCGGTCTCGTCACCGACGACGGTGCCGCGTTCGTCCCACACCGCATCCCGCAAACGTGA
- a CDS encoding septum formation family protein codes for MLGHGVEKITLRTRLIMAGAFLGAIVALSLDVAFSWGGPVSGGGKPDESPEAKAAFTAAPGSCVTWAAQDISDIRVVPCAQPHLYEVTGVVNIGDKYPPNAPAPTVDQWRDIALERCTAGVENYLHQPLDPFGRFTVSALRPGNDEWADGDREMRCVLQWAAPGGKLEPITGAAAGQSQSAVWEPGTCLALADKTVGNPIDCAQPHSYEIVATLDLKTKFTGGYPAQNDQKTWLDTACNKAVQDYAGQVDLAAQKLILTWDIREQESWAAGSTLVNCKVGAKLPDASGLAPVTGSIRKAGTSATPSSRPGG; via the coding sequence ATGCTGGGACATGGAGTGGAAAAGATCACGCTGCGCACCCGCCTGATCATGGCGGGTGCGTTTCTGGGCGCGATCGTGGCGCTGTCGCTCGACGTCGCCTTCTCGTGGGGCGGCCCGGTCAGCGGCGGCGGGAAGCCCGACGAGTCCCCGGAGGCGAAGGCGGCGTTCACCGCGGCGCCCGGCAGTTGCGTCACCTGGGCCGCCCAAGACATCTCGGACATCCGCGTCGTCCCGTGCGCCCAGCCGCACCTGTACGAGGTGACGGGCGTGGTGAACATCGGCGACAAGTACCCGCCGAACGCGCCCGCGCCGACGGTGGACCAGTGGCGGGACATCGCGCTGGAGCGGTGCACCGCGGGGGTGGAGAACTACCTGCACCAGCCCCTCGACCCGTTCGGCCGGTTCACGGTGAGCGCGTTGCGGCCCGGCAACGACGAATGGGCCGACGGCGACCGCGAGATGCGGTGCGTGCTGCAGTGGGCCGCTCCGGGCGGCAAGCTGGAGCCGATCACCGGCGCGGCGGCGGGCCAGTCGCAGTCGGCGGTGTGGGAGCCCGGCACCTGCCTGGCGCTGGCCGACAAGACGGTCGGCAACCCGATCGACTGCGCGCAGCCGCACTCGTACGAGATCGTCGCGACGCTGGACCTGAAGACGAAGTTCACCGGTGGCTATCCGGCCCAGAACGACCAGAAGACCTGGCTGGACACCGCGTGCAACAAGGCGGTTCAGGACTACGCGGGACAGGTCGACCTGGCCGCGCAGAAGCTGATCCTCACCTGGGACATCCGGGAGCAGGAGAGCTGGGCCGCCGGGTCGACGCTGGTGAACTGCAAGGTTGGCGCGAAGCTCCCGGACGCGAGCGGTCTCGCGCCGGTGACCGGCAGCATCCGCAAGGCGGGCACGTCCGCCACCCCGTCGTCGCGCCCGGGCGGGTAG
- a CDS encoding metallopeptidase family protein: protein MPVEMSQARFEELVADALDAVPEELAGAMDNVVVLVEDHNEEAPDILGLYHGVALTERTSDYGGVLPDRISIYRTPILRMCDSEEQVVEEVLITVVHEIAHHFGIDDSRLHDLGWG, encoded by the coding sequence ATGCCGGTCGAGATGTCGCAGGCCCGGTTCGAGGAACTGGTCGCCGACGCGCTGGACGCGGTGCCGGAGGAACTGGCCGGCGCGATGGACAACGTGGTCGTGCTGGTGGAGGACCACAACGAGGAGGCGCCGGACATCCTGGGCCTGTACCACGGTGTCGCGCTGACCGAGCGCACCAGCGACTACGGCGGTGTGCTGCCCGACCGGATCTCCATCTACCGCACGCCGATCCTGCGGATGTGCGACAGCGAGGAGCAGGTGGTGGAGGAGGTGCTGATCACCGTGGTGCACGAGATCGCCCACCACTTCGGCATCGACGACAGCCGGCTGCACGACCTGGGCTGGGGCTGA
- a CDS encoding MFS transporter: protein MADRRLTWLLSANAVGNLADGIGKVAFPLLAAALTRDPVLIGALSATQFLPWLLFGVFAGTLADRVDRRNAVLLANASRAVVVGLTALSVATGTMSIWLIYVAALLLGVAETVAESAGNAMIPALAPPAQLESANSKFQAAEILGQTFLGGPVGSLTFAVFAAFPFLLNSAGFAIAAALLIGLAGSFRPKAPAEPTRLRTDLLSGLKWLVRHPVLGRLVIIAGLISFTSEMAQAQLVLYALQDLHLSDAAFGLFTFVGGIGGLLGAAGAARLVRRTGRRPVLVAGIFAGGLGFGAMGFVHQPIASAALFGLFAAAVVTVNVVLATARHTLVPSELLGRVLGVWRTVVWGSIPLGAVVGGAFTQLLGSASATFALSGATQVALAVLAALMLRRFSIDREAVSSS from the coding sequence ATGGCGGACCGGCGGCTGACTTGGCTGCTGTCGGCCAACGCGGTGGGCAACCTCGCCGACGGCATCGGCAAGGTGGCCTTCCCGCTGCTGGCCGCGGCGCTCACGCGCGATCCGGTGCTGATCGGCGCCCTGTCGGCGACCCAGTTCCTGCCGTGGCTGCTCTTCGGCGTGTTCGCCGGCACCCTCGCCGACCGGGTGGACCGCAGGAACGCGGTGCTCCTCGCCAACGCGTCGCGCGCGGTGGTCGTCGGCCTGACCGCCCTGTCCGTGGCCACCGGGACGATGTCGATCTGGCTGATCTACGTCGCCGCGTTGCTGCTGGGCGTGGCGGAGACCGTCGCGGAGAGCGCGGGCAACGCGATGATCCCCGCGCTGGCCCCGCCGGCCCAGCTGGAGAGCGCGAACAGCAAGTTCCAGGCCGCGGAGATCCTCGGCCAGACGTTCCTCGGCGGGCCGGTCGGCAGCCTCACCTTCGCGGTGTTCGCCGCGTTCCCGTTCCTGCTGAACTCGGCGGGGTTCGCGATCGCCGCCGCGCTCCTGATCGGACTGGCCGGCAGCTTCCGGCCGAAGGCGCCCGCCGAACCCACCCGGTTGCGCACCGATCTGCTCAGCGGGCTGAAATGGCTGGTCCGTCACCCGGTGCTGGGCCGGCTGGTGATCATCGCCGGGCTGATCAGCTTCACGAGCGAGATGGCACAGGCCCAGCTGGTGCTGTACGCGCTCCAGGACCTGCACCTGAGCGACGCCGCGTTCGGGTTGTTCACCTTCGTCGGCGGCATCGGCGGGCTCCTCGGCGCCGCCGGCGCGGCGCGGCTGGTGCGGCGGACCGGGCGGCGGCCGGTGCTGGTGGCCGGCATCTTCGCGGGTGGCCTCGGGTTCGGCGCCATGGGCTTCGTGCACCAGCCGATCGCCTCGGCCGCCCTGTTCGGCCTGTTCGCGGCGGCGGTGGTGACGGTCAACGTGGTCCTGGCGACCGCCCGCCACACGCTCGTGCCCAGCGAGCTGCTGGGCCGTGTGCTCGGTGTGTGGCGGACGGTCGTCTGGGGCTCGATCCCCCTCGGCGCCGTGGTCGGCGGCGCGTTCACCCAGCTGCTCGGCAGCGCGAGCGCCACGTTCGCGCTGTCCGGGGCCACGCAGGTCGCGCTGGCCGTGCTCGCCGCGCTGATGCTGCGGCGGTTCTCGATCGACCGGGAGGCGGTCAGTTCTTCCTGA
- a CDS encoding AMP-binding protein: MTSIADLLSRYDRPDACVARLLCDDHPDGDVAFTVVESDLTSRDLTFGELRDASARFATALAELGVGRGDRVATLMAKSADFVVAVLGIWRLGAVQVPLFTAFAPPAIETRVGGVRVVITDPNQRAKLDQVPGERRVIVTGEASGNDLAFADLLRADPQPEPVAVGGDGTIVELFTSGTTGAPKGVPIRARALAAIRMYQEYGLDQRPEDVFWNAADPGWAYGLYYAVIGPLALGQRSLLLHAGFAPELTYAVLERFGVTNFTAGPTVYRALRNADAPVPDGLRLRHCSSAGEPLNPDVIEWAEKAFGVPIRDHYGQTELGMVIANGWHPDVYGELRPGSMGRALPGWQAEVLRPDADEIAAPGEQGRVAIDLHESPLMWFTGYRDAPDRTAERFSADGRWYLTGDVATKSPDGYFTFASRDDDVILMAGYRIGPFEVESVLLQHDAVAEAAVVGLPDELRGEVLAAFVVLRPGAEPGEALVTELQQLVKTKFAAHAYPRQVHFVDELPKTPSGKLQRFLLRKN, encoded by the coding sequence ATGACGAGCATCGCGGACCTGCTGTCCCGCTACGACCGGCCGGACGCCTGCGTGGCGCGGCTGCTGTGCGACGACCACCCGGACGGCGACGTGGCGTTCACCGTCGTCGAATCCGACCTGACCAGCCGGGACCTCACCTTCGGCGAGCTCCGGGACGCCTCCGCCCGCTTCGCCACCGCCCTGGCGGAGCTGGGTGTCGGGCGTGGCGACCGGGTCGCCACGCTGATGGCGAAGTCGGCGGACTTCGTCGTCGCGGTCCTGGGCATCTGGCGGCTCGGCGCGGTACAGGTGCCGCTGTTCACCGCGTTCGCGCCGCCCGCGATCGAGACGCGCGTCGGTGGCGTGCGGGTCGTGATCACCGACCCGAACCAGCGCGCGAAGCTCGACCAGGTGCCCGGCGAGCGGCGGGTGATCGTCACCGGCGAGGCGAGCGGCAACGACCTGGCCTTCGCCGACCTGCTGCGTGCGGACCCGCAGCCGGAGCCGGTGGCCGTCGGCGGCGACGGGACGATCGTCGAGCTGTTCACGTCCGGGACCACCGGGGCGCCCAAGGGCGTGCCGATCCGGGCCCGCGCGCTCGCGGCGATCCGCATGTACCAGGAGTACGGCCTGGACCAGCGGCCCGAGGACGTGTTCTGGAACGCGGCCGACCCCGGCTGGGCCTACGGCCTCTACTACGCGGTGATCGGCCCGCTCGCGCTCGGGCAGCGCAGTCTGCTCCTGCACGCCGGGTTCGCGCCGGAACTGACGTACGCGGTGCTGGAGCGGTTCGGCGTCACCAACTTCACCGCCGGCCCCACGGTGTACCGGGCCCTGCGCAACGCGGACGCGCCCGTGCCGGACGGGTTGCGGCTGCGGCACTGCTCGTCGGCCGGGGAGCCGCTGAACCCGGACGTCATCGAGTGGGCCGAGAAGGCGTTCGGGGTGCCGATCCGGGACCACTACGGCCAGACCGAGCTCGGCATGGTGATCGCGAACGGCTGGCACCCGGACGTCTACGGCGAGCTGCGGCCCGGTTCGATGGGCCGGGCGCTGCCCGGGTGGCAGGCCGAGGTGCTGCGCCCGGACGCCGACGAGATCGCCGCGCCCGGCGAGCAGGGCCGGGTGGCGATCGACCTGCACGAGAGCCCGCTGATGTGGTTCACCGGCTACCGTGACGCGCCCGACCGCACCGCGGAGCGGTTCTCCGCCGACGGCCGCTGGTACCTGACCGGTGACGTCGCCACGAAGTCGCCGGACGGCTACTTCACCTTCGCGTCGCGCGATGACGACGTCATCCTGATGGCCGGCTACCGGATCGGGCCGTTCGAGGTGGAGAGCGTGCTGCTGCAGCACGACGCCGTCGCCGAGGCGGCCGTGGTGGGCCTGCCGGACGAGCTGCGCGGCGAGGTGCTGGCCGCGTTCGTCGTCCTCCGGCCGGGCGCGGAACCGGGCGAGGCGCTGGTCACCGAGTTGCAGCAGCTGGTGAAGACGAAGTTCGCGGCGCACGCCTACCCGCGGCAGGTGCACTTCGTCGACGAGCTGCCGAAGACCCCGAGCGGCAAGCTGCAACGGTTCCTGCTCAGGAAGAACTGA
- a CDS encoding DUF4232 domain-containing protein, producing the protein MVRATSPRIGLGVTTAALVAVLAGCGTTGTDNAQPQPSPPTTSDPTSSSSPSSSAPAATTPPDSATSTKTGETLCKSSELKLSLGHGDAGAGTVYRPLIFTNVSNHPCVIQGFPGVSYVAGEDGHQVGPAAVRQGDKGGAFTLNNGDSGYAEVGFVNVQNYDTVTCQPQAVRGLRVYPPQETASVFVPLQTTGCASDKIPGDQLTVKTIQKGSGGQ; encoded by the coding sequence GTGGTTCGAGCGACTTCCCCACGCATCGGGCTGGGGGTGACGACGGCGGCGCTGGTGGCGGTTCTCGCCGGGTGCGGGACCACCGGAACGGACAACGCCCAGCCGCAGCCGTCTCCGCCCACCACGTCCGATCCCACCTCGTCGAGCAGCCCGTCCTCCTCGGCTCCGGCCGCGACCACCCCGCCGGATTCGGCGACCAGCACGAAGACCGGCGAGACGCTGTGCAAGTCGAGTGAGCTCAAGCTGAGCCTGGGACACGGTGACGCCGGCGCCGGCACGGTGTACCGCCCGCTGATCTTCACCAACGTCAGCAACCACCCGTGCGTCATCCAGGGCTTCCCGGGCGTCTCGTACGTCGCCGGCGAGGACGGGCACCAGGTCGGCCCGGCCGCGGTCCGGCAGGGCGACAAGGGCGGCGCTTTCACGTTGAACAACGGGGACAGCGGCTACGCCGAGGTCGGATTCGTCAACGTGCAGAACTACGACACGGTGACCTGCCAGCCGCAGGCGGTGCGCGGCCTGCGGGTGTACCCGCCACAGGAGACGGCGTCGGTGTTCGTCCCGTTGCAGACGACCGGCTGCGCGAGCGACAAGATCCCCGGCGACCAGCTGACCGTCAAGACCATCCAGAAGGGCAGCGGCGGGCAGTAG
- a CDS encoding histidine phosphatase family protein — translation MKLYLVRHGQTPANIAKKLDTALPGPSLTELGHEQARQLAEKLATEPVEAVYASYATRAQQTAAPLAQALGLQVEPVAGVHEIVVGDLEGRNDPAALEQYLSVARSWTRGELQVAMPGGESGEQARERFTTAIARLAERHDFTRSAGVVVLVSHGGLIRLGAEWLAPNVRPQLADQGLIPNTGIVELEPTADGCWQCLSWVGMPM, via the coding sequence GTGAAGCTGTACCTGGTCCGGCACGGGCAGACCCCGGCCAACATCGCCAAGAAGCTGGACACGGCCCTGCCCGGGCCGTCCCTGACCGAGCTGGGCCACGAGCAGGCCCGGCAACTGGCGGAGAAGCTCGCCACCGAGCCGGTGGAGGCCGTCTACGCCTCGTACGCCACCCGCGCGCAGCAGACCGCCGCCCCGCTCGCGCAGGCGCTCGGCCTCCAGGTCGAGCCGGTCGCCGGCGTGCACGAGATCGTGGTCGGCGACCTGGAGGGCCGCAACGACCCGGCCGCGCTCGAGCAGTACCTCAGCGTGGCGCGCAGCTGGACGCGGGGTGAGCTGCAGGTCGCGATGCCCGGCGGGGAGAGCGGTGAGCAGGCCCGGGAGCGGTTCACCACCGCCATCGCCCGGCTCGCCGAGCGGCACGATTTCACCCGATCGGCGGGAGTCGTGGTGCTGGTCTCGCACGGTGGCCTGATCCGGCTCGGCGCCGAATGGCTGGCGCCGAACGTGCGGCCCCAGCTCGCTGACCAGGGGCTGATTCCGAACACCGGCATCGTGGAACTGGAGCCCACCGCGGACGGCTGCTGGCAGTGCCTGAGCTGGGTGGGAATGCCCATGTAG
- the pheA gene encoding prephenate dehydratase: protein MSRIAYFGPVGTFTEQAARTFTTAQDELVAADTIPQALNAVRRGAADAACVPVENSVEGAVPATLDSLAVGEPLIGVAEALLPVHFSILTRDDVTEIRTVASHPHALAQVQQWLAENLPGARAVAAGSTAAAAVAVQAGEFDAAVTAPVAVEHYPLKVLATGVADVPDARTRFLLMRKPPVAVPEPTGADRTSLVAAAVNRTGALAELLTELATRGINLTRLDARPNKQNFGEYRFFIDFEGHAAEPRIADALAALRRRCDVRFLGSFARADGVPATIDPVARNEDFTEAAAWVAAVQRGETA, encoded by the coding sequence GTGTCACGGATCGCATATTTCGGGCCGGTCGGGACGTTCACCGAGCAGGCAGCCCGCACTTTCACCACGGCGCAGGACGAACTCGTCGCCGCCGACACGATCCCGCAGGCGTTGAACGCCGTCCGGCGGGGTGCCGCGGACGCCGCGTGCGTGCCGGTGGAGAACTCCGTGGAGGGCGCGGTTCCCGCGACGCTGGACAGCCTCGCCGTCGGCGAACCGCTGATCGGTGTCGCGGAAGCGTTGCTGCCAGTGCACTTCAGCATCCTCACGCGTGACGACGTGACGGAAATCCGCACCGTAGCGAGCCATCCGCACGCGCTCGCGCAGGTGCAGCAGTGGCTGGCGGAGAACCTCCCCGGCGCCCGCGCGGTGGCCGCCGGTTCCACCGCCGCGGCCGCGGTCGCGGTGCAGGCCGGGGAATTCGACGCGGCCGTGACCGCGCCGGTGGCCGTCGAGCACTACCCGCTCAAGGTGCTCGCGACCGGGGTTGCCGACGTCCCCGACGCCCGCACGCGTTTCCTGCTGATGCGCAAACCCCCGGTGGCGGTGCCGGAACCGACGGGTGCCGACCGGACCTCGCTCGTGGCCGCGGCGGTGAACCGCACCGGCGCGCTGGCCGAGCTGCTCACCGAACTCGCGACGCGCGGCATCAACCTGACGCGCCTGGACGCCCGGCCGAACAAGCAGAACTTCGGCGAGTACCGGTTCTTCATCGACTTCGAGGGGCATGCAGCCGAGCCGCGCATCGCCGACGCGCTCGCCGCGCTGCGCCGCCGTTGCGACGTCCGGTTCCTCGGCTCGTTCGCCCGCGCCGACGGGGTTCCGGCGACGATCGACCCGGTCGCCCGCAACGAGGACTTCACCGAGGCCGCCGCGTGGGTCGCCGCGGTGCAGAGAGGGGAAACGGCGTGA
- a CDS encoding macro domain-containing protein: MTAESGTQPTGKRTEDQVPPATPGLVLCAVDEPLARAWRSVVDTMTGSVRVHRGSVLDVVADAVVSPANSFGWMRGGIDAVYARAFPYAEQNVRSTILAYHGGELPVGSAVVVPTGEPAPAWLISAPTMREPGERLPADTVHPYLAARAVFLQWRDAVLEQGVPVRSVVETIAMPGLGTGVGGVDPRTCARQVAAAWDEVFRRN, translated from the coding sequence GTGACTGCCGAATCGGGCACCCAACCCACCGGCAAGCGAACGGAGGACCAGGTCCCACCCGCCACTCCCGGCCTGGTGCTGTGTGCCGTCGACGAACCACTCGCCCGCGCGTGGCGATCCGTTGTGGACACCATGACCGGCTCCGTGCGCGTGCACCGGGGTTCGGTGCTGGACGTCGTCGCCGACGCCGTGGTGAGCCCGGCGAACTCGTTCGGCTGGATGCGCGGCGGGATCGACGCGGTGTACGCCCGGGCCTTCCCGTACGCCGAGCAGAACGTGCGCAGCACGATCCTGGCCTACCACGGCGGCGAACTCCCCGTCGGCAGCGCGGTCGTGGTCCCGACCGGCGAGCCGGCCCCGGCGTGGCTGATCAGCGCCCCCACGATGCGGGAACCGGGCGAACGGCTGCCCGCCGACACGGTCCACCCCTACCTCGCGGCGCGGGCGGTGTTCCTGCAGTGGCGCGACGCCGTGCTCGAACAGGGCGTGCCGGTGCGCTCGGTCGTGGAGACCATCGCGATGCCCGGGCTGGGCACCGGCGTCGGCGGGGTCGACCCGCGCACCTGCGCCCGTCAAGTCGCGGCCGCCTGGGACGAGGTCTTCCGGCGGAACTGA